A single Vulpes lagopus strain Blue_001 chromosome 3, ASM1834538v1, whole genome shotgun sequence DNA region contains:
- the BHLHA15 gene encoding class A basic helix-loop-helix protein 15, with translation MKTKNRPPRRRVPPQATEATAGEQSPDRPQQGSGLELAKGLRSRTARAQVARAEGGRRRPGTSGPGVRRDSSVQRRLESNERERQRMHKLNNAFQALREVIPHVRADKKLSKIETLTLAKNYIKSLTSTILTMSSGRLPGLDGPGPKLYQHYQQQQAAGGALGAAEPQPEGHLHRYSTQIHSFREGS, from the coding sequence ATGAAGACCAAGAACCGGCCCCCCAGGCGCCGGGTGCCACCGCAGGCCACAGAGGCCACCGCGGGGGAACAGAGCCCTGACAGGCCCCAGCAGGGCTCGGGGCTAGAGCTGGCCAAGGGTCTGCGGAGCAGGACAGCGCGGGCGCAGGTGGCACGGGCTGAGGGGGGACGCAGACGGCCGGGGACTTCGGGGCCGGGGGTCCGGCGGGACAGCAGCGTCCAGCGGCGGCTGGAGAGCAACGAGCGGGAGCGGCAGCGCATGCACAAGCTGAACAACGCCTTCCAGGCTCTGCGGGAGGTCATCCCACATGTGCGAGCGGACAAGAAGCTCTCCAAGATCGAGACGCTCACTCTGGCCAAGAACTACATCAAGTCGCTGACCTCCACCATCCTGACCATGTCCAGCGGTCGCCTCCCAGGCCTGGACGGGCCGGGCCCCAAGCTCTACCAGCACTACCAGCAGCAGCAGGCGGCTGGGGGCGCGCTGGGTGCCGCCGAGCCGCAGCCCGAGGGCCACCTGCACAGGTACTCCACGCAGATCCACAGCTTCCGCGAGGGCTCCTAG